One Nostoc sp. UHCC 0302 DNA window includes the following coding sequences:
- a CDS encoding AI-2E family transporter translates to MNFSLNQLLKWLIFTLLFPLLFLNGWLAFRLFQNLQPLLTIFILATLFAFILNYPVSFIQKRGVKRNYAVSSVFILTLVILVTFGITLLPIVIEEFNEITRVLPQWIDSSSERLQILNDWFFRHKLNVNLSELLTRVTDRLPDELEYVSDKLLSIIIDTIDSVSEALITVVLTFYLLLDGPRLWEGIFKKLPGSFTKQVSLSIQQNFQNYFIGQGSLALLMGVSETLLLLAFQVQFGLLFGLGIGLLSLIPFGDIVSLFVITLIIATHDVWLALKVFALAIVIDQLIDQAIAPRLLGRFTGLRPLWVIIALLVGTNIGGVLGLLVAVPVAGFIKDVADGFSKSTSSENLVEGEEAAELLPEESISQCDT, encoded by the coding sequence ATGAATTTCTCGCTCAATCAACTACTTAAATGGTTAATTTTTACGCTGCTGTTTCCTCTACTCTTTCTCAATGGGTGGCTAGCGTTTCGGCTTTTTCAAAATTTGCAACCTCTGTTAACAATTTTTATTTTAGCTACTTTATTTGCATTTATTTTAAACTACCCTGTTTCGTTTATCCAAAAGCGGGGAGTTAAACGCAACTATGCAGTGTCATCAGTTTTTATATTAACCTTGGTGATTTTAGTTACTTTTGGAATCACCTTATTGCCTATTGTTATTGAGGAATTTAATGAGATAACTAGAGTACTTCCGCAATGGATTGATTCTAGTAGTGAAAGGCTTCAAATTTTAAATGATTGGTTTTTTAGACATAAATTAAATGTAAATTTAAGTGAATTATTAACGCGAGTAACTGACCGCTTGCCTGATGAATTAGAGTATGTTTCAGACAAACTTTTGAGCATTATTATAGATACTATCGATAGTGTATCTGAAGCATTAATTACAGTAGTATTAACTTTTTACCTGTTGTTAGATGGCCCTCGCTTGTGGGAAGGGATATTTAAAAAGTTGCCTGGTAGTTTTACTAAGCAGGTAAGCCTATCTATTCAGCAAAACTTCCAAAATTACTTTATTGGACAAGGAAGTTTAGCTTTGCTAATGGGCGTTTCAGAAACTTTATTACTGTTAGCTTTTCAAGTACAGTTTGGTTTACTCTTTGGTTTGGGAATTGGGCTTTTGAGCTTAATTCCTTTTGGTGATATTGTCAGTCTATTTGTAATAACTTTGATAATAGCAACACATGATGTGTGGTTAGCACTTAAGGTTTTTGCATTAGCTATTGTAATTGATCAGTTAATTGACCAAGCGATCGCACCACGACTTTTGGGCAGATTCACAGGACTTAGACCACTATGGGTGATAATTGCTTTACTCGTAGGAACTAATATTGGTGGGGTATTGGGCTTGCTAGTTGCAGTACCTGTTGCTGGATTTATTAAAGATGTAGCAGATGGTTTTTCTAAATCTACTAGTTCTGAGAATTTGGTTGAGGGTGAAGAAGCAGCAGAATTGTTGCCAGAAGAATCAATATCGCAATGTGACACATAG
- a CDS encoding molybdopterin-dependent oxidoreductase: MINDKKLIRINRPQLTRRKFLEISGVSGMGFLMGGCGTPAFEDIVGKLSEPLNQKVEELVFKPQKPVAEFSFSEIKPEELIVNSFRSTPIIDTAQYRLIIDGEVNNPLSLSMAEIQALPLTSMIIRHVCVEGWAAIVQWGGVRLQEIVALAQPKANVQYAYFKSADGYYESWDIASTLHPQTLLAYQKNGDPLPIENGAPLRLASPIKLGYKQSKWVTRITLVSYLSLFKGYWEDQGYEWFAGL; encoded by the coding sequence ATGATAAATGACAAAAAATTAATTCGCATAAATCGTCCTCAATTAACACGCCGCAAATTCTTAGAAATTTCTGGAGTTTCTGGCATGGGGTTTCTTATGGGTGGCTGTGGTACACCAGCATTTGAAGATATTGTAGGTAAACTTTCTGAGCCACTTAATCAGAAAGTTGAAGAGTTAGTGTTTAAACCACAAAAGCCTGTAGCGGAATTTTCTTTTAGTGAGATTAAACCAGAAGAATTAATAGTTAATAGTTTTAGGTCTACTCCAATTATAGATACGGCACAGTATCGTTTAATTATTGATGGTGAGGTTAACAATCCTCTAAGCCTGAGTATGGCAGAAATCCAGGCTTTACCTCTGACTTCCATGATTATACGCCATGTTTGTGTGGAAGGTTGGGCAGCGATCGTTCAGTGGGGTGGCGTACGTCTACAGGAAATAGTTGCCCTTGCTCAACCCAAAGCAAATGTCCAATATGCTTACTTTAAATCAGCTGATGGCTACTATGAAAGTTGGGATATAGCTTCAACTTTACATCCCCAAACTTTGTTAGCTTATCAGAAAAATGGTGATCCTTTGCCAATAGAAAATGGTGCACCTTTGCGTTTAGCATCACCAATTAAACTTGGATATAAGCAGAGCAAGTGGGTAACTCGAATTACACTTGTTAGTTACTTATCACTTTTTAAAGGTTACTGGGAAGATCAGGGCTATGAATGGTTTGCAGGATTATAG
- a CDS encoding AAA-like domain-containing protein, which produces MTIDEVVLLLKASQATGLTTLQEIVLRSLWEGKTYTDIALATQHGEEQVRKVAANLWQLLSNFWKEPINKSNLRQNLENRLISQAYKQLIREFHRTATAISLEFPSGPVSLDSRFYIFRPPIEELAYAEIAVPGSVIRIKAPKKTGKSSLILRLLAHAANQGFNTVSLDFQQADKVVFTSLDKFLRWFCANLSRELQLEPKLNDYWDEDMGSKVSCSIYFQRYLLPALESPLVLVLNEVDWLFDYPEIASEFLPLLRSWYEQARRTEIWQKLRLVLVYSTEIFVPLKLSQSPFNIGLPIKLFPFTKEQVQDLAQRHGLDWTDGKDAERLMAMVGGHPYLVRLALYHLVSKGGLERDLQQLLQQAPTATGIYNEYLNRYLLALRDEPELSTAFSQVINAEADVKLEPSLAHKLQSLGLINLEGDRCTPECELYRLYFRDKLTVTENFSNASFERLKRENQQLRVLSILDELTQLANRRYFQTYLQIELQRSAREGTPISLILCDIDYFKIYNKIYGISAGDKCLQKIANTICNCVNLPISNSSISYATKSIEYPATNTFAITRMADSKIENISMLAARYGGEEFAILTQADVTVAMYIAEHIREQVKALAIKCDYPGMGGLPAAVLTVSLGVASIIPTVSTEPANLVHAAEKALHQAKRKGRDRVVLS; this is translated from the coding sequence ATGACTATAGATGAAGTAGTACTGCTACTAAAAGCCAGTCAAGCAACCGGTTTAACGACACTCCAAGAGATAGTGTTACGTTCTTTATGGGAAGGAAAAACCTATACGGATATAGCGTTGGCAACGCAGCACGGAGAAGAGCAGGTTAGGAAAGTTGCTGCTAATTTATGGCAACTTTTGAGTAACTTTTGGAAAGAACCTATCAATAAATCTAATCTCCGTCAGAATCTAGAAAATCGCCTTATTAGCCAAGCATATAAGCAATTAATAAGAGAATTTCATCGGACAGCCACAGCCATATCCTTAGAATTTCCTAGTGGGCCAGTATCTCTTGATTCTCGGTTTTACATTTTTCGTCCACCAATTGAGGAACTTGCCTATGCAGAAATAGCTGTACCAGGGAGTGTCATTCGGATAAAAGCTCCCAAGAAAACGGGAAAAAGCTCCCTGATTTTACGGTTGCTTGCACATGCTGCTAATCAAGGTTTTAATACCGTAAGTTTGGACTTCCAGCAAGCAGACAAAGTAGTATTTACTAGTTTAGATAAATTTTTGCGCTGGTTTTGTGCCAACCTCAGTCGAGAATTACAGTTAGAACCAAAACTCAATGATTATTGGGATGAGGATATGGGTAGCAAAGTCAGCTGCTCTATCTATTTCCAAAGGTATTTGCTGCCTGCTTTGGAAAGCCCTCTTGTCTTAGTATTGAATGAAGTAGATTGGTTATTTGATTATCCAGAAATTGCTAGTGAATTTTTGCCACTATTACGTTCTTGGTATGAACAAGCTAGACGAACAGAAATTTGGCAAAAATTACGCCTTGTTTTGGTATATTCTACAGAAATTTTTGTTCCCTTAAAACTGAGTCAATCACCATTTAATATCGGTTTGCCAATTAAACTGTTCCCGTTTACAAAAGAGCAGGTACAAGATTTAGCACAACGTCATGGATTGGATTGGACAGATGGTAAAGATGCCGAACGTTTAATGGCAATGGTGGGGGGACATCCTTATTTAGTAAGACTAGCTTTGTATCACCTTGTCAGTAAAGGGGGGTTAGAGCGGGATTTACAGCAACTTTTGCAACAAGCACCTACAGCAACAGGAATTTATAACGAATATTTAAATCGGTACTTATTAGCACTGCGAGACGAACCAGAACTAAGTACTGCTTTTTCTCAAGTAATTAATGCTGAAGCTGATGTAAAATTAGAGCCATCATTGGCACATAAATTACAGAGTTTGGGGCTGATTAATTTAGAAGGCGATCGCTGTACTCCAGAATGTGAATTATACCGTTTGTATTTTCGAGACAAACTGACAGTAACTGAAAATTTCAGCAACGCTAGCTTTGAACGCTTGAAAAGAGAAAATCAACAATTGCGTGTCCTCTCTATCTTAGATGAACTAACTCAATTAGCCAATCGCCGTTATTTTCAGACCTACTTGCAAATTGAGTTGCAACGCTCCGCTCGTGAAGGCACGCCGATATCATTGATTTTATGCGATATTGATTATTTCAAAATTTATAATAAAATCTACGGGATTTCTGCCGGAGACAAGTGTTTGCAAAAAATCGCCAACACTATTTGTAACTGCGTTAACTTACCAATAAGTAATAGCAGTATTTCATATGCCACTAAGAGTATTGAATACCCTGCCACTAATACTTTTGCAATTACCCGAATGGCAGATTCTAAGATTGAAAACATTTCGATGCTAGCGGCTCGTTATGGTGGTGAAGAATTTGCCATCCTCACCCAGGCAGATGTTACTGTGGCTATGTATATCGCTGAACACATTCGAGAGCAAGTGAAAGCTTTGGCAATTAAGTGTGATTATCCAGGTATGGGTGGTCTTCCCGCTGCTGTTTTAACTGTCAGTTTAGGCGTAGCTAGCATTATTCCCACAGTATCAACTGAGCCTGCAAATTTAGTCCACGCTGCTGAAAAAGCGTTGCATCAGGCAAAAAGAAAAGGACGCGATCGCGTGGTTTTGAGTTAG
- a CDS encoding bifunctional orotidine-5'-phosphate decarboxylase/orotate phosphoribosyltransferase, protein MNFFDKLHINISQNQSLLFVGLDPNPEMMPARYESEDIITGLWQWLQFIITETADFVCAYKPTLGFYEALGIPGLELLHKTLAAIPSHIPIILDAKHSDLNTSTIFARAVFTEWQVDAITLSPYTGQDHVVPFLVYPDKAVFILCCTSNAGAEALQQYPGNETPLYLQVVKESKNWGTPEQLGLEVGTINPEVLALIRSVAPERIIMARSIWAEGGNLKQILEAGLNTNGDGLLIPVPQDMLGSSQLSQEIQSLNAEINQFKTEIIDENSTCSVWLPNVCVFNQHPQQDLILQLYDIGCIMFGKFVQASGAIFPYYIDLRKIISNPQLFNQVLCAYEKILKNLDFDRLAGIPYGSLPTATGLALRLQCPMIFPRKEVKAHGTRRVIEGSFYPGETIVVVDDILISGKSVMEGAEKLKSAGLNVNDIVVFIDHEKGVRDRLQDNGYRGHAVLTLSEITNTLYQAGRINDEQFLAFTES, encoded by the coding sequence ATGAATTTTTTCGATAAATTACATATTAACATCTCTCAAAATCAAAGTTTACTCTTTGTAGGCCTTGATCCAAATCCAGAGATGATGCCGGCTCGTTACGAATCTGAAGACATCATCACTGGTTTATGGCAGTGGTTGCAATTCATCATTACTGAAACTGCTGATTTTGTTTGTGCATATAAACCAACACTTGGCTTTTATGAAGCTTTGGGTATTCCAGGCTTAGAACTATTGCATAAAACTTTAGCAGCTATTCCAAGCCACATCCCAATTATTTTAGATGCTAAACATAGTGATTTAAATACTAGTACCATCTTTGCTCGCGCTGTATTTACAGAATGGCAGGTAGATGCAATCACTCTGAGTCCTTATACAGGACAAGATCATGTAGTGCCTTTTTTGGTTTATCCTGATAAAGCAGTGTTTATTTTATGCTGTACTTCTAATGCAGGTGCAGAAGCTTTACAACAGTATCCTGGTAACGAAACACCTCTTTATTTACAAGTCGTTAAAGAGTCAAAAAACTGGGGAACTCCAGAACAATTGGGTTTGGAAGTAGGAACTATAAATCCTGAAGTTTTAGCGCTCATTCGATCAGTTGCTCCTGAACGTATTATTATGGCGCGTAGTATCTGGGCAGAAGGTGGAAATCTCAAGCAAATTTTAGAAGCAGGTTTGAATACTAACGGTGATGGTTTGCTGATTCCGGTTCCTCAAGATATGCTAGGAAGCTCACAATTATCTCAAGAAATCCAGTCTTTAAACGCAGAAATTAATCAATTTAAAACTGAAATTATTGATGAGAATTCTACGTGTTCTGTGTGGTTACCTAATGTTTGTGTTTTTAATCAGCACCCTCAACAAGATTTGATTTTGCAACTTTATGACATTGGTTGCATTATGTTTGGGAAATTTGTCCAAGCATCAGGAGCTATATTTCCTTATTACATCGACTTACGCAAAATTATTTCCAATCCTCAACTTTTTAATCAAGTTCTCTGTGCCTATGAGAAAATTTTGAAAAACCTTGATTTTGATAGATTAGCAGGTATTCCGTATGGTTCTTTGCCCACTGCTACTGGTTTAGCTTTACGTCTTCAGTGTCCGATGATTTTTCCTCGTAAAGAGGTCAAGGCCCACGGAACTCGTAGAGTAATTGAAGGTAGTTTTTACCCTGGTGAAACAATTGTGGTAGTTGATGATATTCTGATCAGTGGTAAAAGTGTCATGGAAGGAGCAGAAAAATTGAAATCAGCAGGATTAAATGTTAATGATATTGTGGTATTTATTGACCATGAAAAAGGAGTAAGAGATAGGTTACAAGACAATGGTTATCGCGGTCATGCGGTCTTAACTCTTTCAGAAATTACTAATACTTTATATCAAGCAGGAAGGATAAATGATGAGCAATTTTTAGCTTTTACTGAAAGTTAG
- a CDS encoding cytochrome b/b6 domain-containing protein, which translates to MTSTVPPKTRNLPTQAIGAKIFHSCNVVSLSIMLTSGLQIYNANPVFGGREGLHIPSIFTLGGWLAGGRHWHFAAMWLFSLNLLWYGIYVLITRRWRHRFIGGNDLRALQKSQNSKRLIYAWHRIVYTAIIPILLLALLTGIGMYKPVQFSWVVDMFGSWQALRIVHFASVPMFIIFTIIHSLLGRKAGGSQLTESMFW; encoded by the coding sequence ATGACTTCGACCGTTCCCCCTAAAACTCGGAATTTACCAACTCAAGCAATAGGAGCCAAAATTTTTCACTCCTGTAATGTTGTTAGCCTGTCAATAATGCTCACCAGTGGACTACAAATTTACAACGCCAACCCTGTTTTTGGTGGACGTGAAGGTTTACATATTCCTTCGATATTTACCTTGGGAGGTTGGCTAGCGGGAGGTAGACACTGGCATTTTGCAGCAATGTGGCTATTTTCGTTAAATCTGTTGTGGTATGGAATTTACGTTTTAATTACCCGACGTTGGCGACATCGGTTCATAGGAGGCAATGATCTTAGAGCATTACAAAAAAGTCAAAATTCCAAGCGTCTCATTTACGCTTGGCATCGCATCGTCTATACAGCCATTATTCCTATTTTACTGTTAGCGTTACTTACAGGAATAGGTATGTATAAACCTGTTCAATTTTCCTGGGTTGTTGATATGTTTGGTAGTTGGCAAGCACTAAGAATTGTTCACTTTGCCTCAGTACCGATGTTTATTATCTTTACAATTATTCACTCTTTATTAGGACGTAAGGCTGGAGGTTCCCAACTTACAGAATCAATGTTTTGGTAA
- the fraC gene encoding filament integrity protein FraC: MLENLTLPIIFPVGVVLFDFLFLLIAIPIEAYVFSYKLKFDKRTSTFYAISTNLFSSVIGWLVFFLAEPMLPITLKSELINYVFFNSFKSASSQTFLILTAFIIFFATFIMKFFILRVLLISLREELWKKEEEEKPFQRRRASRFSTAKLQNTNLVTATLIANSLSYSAITLVLFIRSR, encoded by the coding sequence ATGTTGGAAAATTTAACACTTCCTATAATTTTTCCTGTCGGTGTAGTTTTATTTGACTTTTTATTTTTACTAATAGCTATTCCCATAGAAGCATATGTTTTTAGCTATAAACTAAAATTTGATAAAAGAACTAGTACATTTTATGCTATTTCGACCAATCTATTTTCTAGCGTCATTGGTTGGTTAGTATTTTTTCTAGCTGAGCCAATGTTGCCAATAACGCTTAAATCAGAATTAATTAATTATGTATTTTTCAATAGTTTTAAATCTGCGAGTTCTCAAACTTTTTTGATTTTAACAGCCTTTATAATTTTCTTTGCTACTTTTATAATGAAATTCTTTATTTTAAGAGTTTTATTAATATCGTTAAGAGAAGAACTATGGAAAAAAGAAGAAGAGGAAAAACCATTTCAGCGGCGTAGGGCAAGTCGCTTTAGCACAGCAAAATTGCAAAACACAAATTTAGTTACTGCTACATTAATAGCTAATTCTTTAAGCTACAGTGCTATTACTCTTGTTTTATTTATTCGCTCAAGGTAG
- a CDS encoding ABC transporter permease, with the protein MTITRIFVLAKNVFQEMVRDRILYIIGFYALILATVFLVLPQFAATTENKIFLDFGLAAMNAISLIVAIFVGTGLINKEIEKRTVLVLIAKPVSRSEIIIGKYLGLSAVLAVMIATMTVIFLIFLQFGKATYSIPSILITAFFLLLQLSLITAVAMVLGVFTSSLLATALTFAVYLTGNITQDLVKLGRLSRNPGLEHITQGLFLILPDLSRLDLKNDAVYGFQALPNTTALITNTGYGLLYSAMLLAIAIFIFSRREF; encoded by the coding sequence ATGACTATTACCAGAATTTTTGTACTAGCAAAGAATGTGTTTCAGGAAATGGTGCGCGATCGCATCTTATATATTATCGGTTTTTATGCGCTGATACTTGCCACAGTTTTCCTTGTGCTGCCGCAATTTGCTGCAACAACTGAAAACAAAATATTTTTAGACTTTGGCTTGGCAGCAATGAATGCAATTAGTTTAATTGTTGCTATATTTGTTGGTACAGGATTGATTAACAAAGAAATTGAAAAACGCACTGTTTTGGTACTAATTGCTAAACCTGTTAGCCGCAGCGAAATTATTATCGGCAAATACCTGGGGCTATCCGCAGTTCTAGCCGTAATGATTGCCACGATGACAGTGATTTTTCTGATATTTTTACAATTTGGGAAAGCTACTTATTCAATACCAAGCATTTTGATAACTGCATTTTTTTTACTTTTGCAGTTATCCTTAATCACTGCTGTGGCAATGGTTTTAGGAGTATTTACTAGTTCCCTGTTAGCGACTGCTTTAACATTTGCCGTGTATTTAACCGGGAATATTACTCAAGATTTAGTCAAACTCGGCCGTCTTAGCCGCAATCCTGGACTAGAACACATCACACAAGGTTTGTTTCTCATATTGCCAGATTTATCGCGGTTAGATTTAAAAAATGATGCTGTGTATGGTTTCCAAGCACTACCAAACACAACTGCGCTGATTACCAATACTGGCTACGGCTTACTGTACAGTGCTATGTTGTTAGCGATCGCAATTTTTATCTTCTCACGACGCGAGTTTTAA
- the fraD gene encoding septal junction protein FraD translates to MDTLLKDVFKAFKFVEELYAGVKKLLVPPKAYSWQTLIYLSVFSWFISSFATGYIRDIIAFCGWLFLITGTSWYTTEDPLRVPGTFMPVGAVITGFLVSVFAFGSPENVISERTIVFWPVLSALITAIPEFIEGSDTDAKARIPKSADRPKIIILVASCMVLSCWIQFYFVLDSWLQEYPSLQADSFKRSTFVVSTQPIIKVPRNGVVILEKLQPIVEEQIAERPWSEVERWLLDAKQRVGSLGNQVIQKNLAKYEEKELWRVEPRVVNTKSGYILDLLSIWIGPSSNPRGYYLKKSCRIEPVAATNNSGNKITVAEIECDRLSKFIAGSPPPQQ, encoded by the coding sequence ATGGATACATTGCTAAAAGATGTATTTAAAGCATTTAAATTTGTTGAAGAGCTTTACGCAGGAGTTAAAAAGTTATTAGTTCCGCCAAAGGCTTATTCCTGGCAAACTTTAATTTATTTAAGTGTTTTTTCTTGGTTTATCTCATCTTTTGCTACAGGTTATATAAGAGATATAATTGCCTTTTGTGGTTGGTTATTTTTAATTACTGGAACATCTTGGTATACCACTGAAGACCCTTTAAGGGTTCCTGGAACTTTTATGCCAGTAGGAGCAGTAATCACTGGCTTTTTAGTCAGTGTTTTTGCGTTTGGAAGTCCAGAAAACGTAATTTCGGAAAGAACAATTGTTTTCTGGCCGGTTCTTTCGGCGCTAATTACGGCGATTCCCGAATTCATTGAGGGGAGTGACACCGATGCTAAAGCTCGTATTCCTAAATCAGCAGACCGACCAAAAATCATAATTTTAGTTGCCAGTTGTATGGTACTGAGTTGCTGGATTCAGTTTTACTTTGTTTTAGATAGTTGGTTACAAGAATATCCTAGTTTGCAGGCAGACAGTTTTAAGCGCAGTACCTTTGTTGTGTCAACACAACCCATAATAAAAGTTCCGCGAAACGGCGTTGTAATTTTAGAAAAACTTCAACCAATAGTCGAAGAACAAATAGCTGAAAGACCTTGGTCAGAAGTTGAAAGATGGTTACTAGATGCAAAACAGCGAGTAGGCAGCTTGGGTAACCAAGTCATTCAAAAAAATCTAGCAAAATATGAAGAAAAAGAACTGTGGCGCGTTGAACCACGAGTAGTAAATACTAAATCTGGGTATATATTAGATTTGCTCAGTATCTGGATAGGGCCAAGTTCTAATCCACGCGGATATTACCTCAAAAAATCTTGTCGAATCGAACCAGTTGCAGCAACAAACAACTCAGGTAACAAAATCACAGTTGCAGAAATTGAATGCGATCGCCTGAGTAAGTTTATCGCTGGGTCACCACCTCCGCAGCAGTAA
- a CDS encoding pentapeptide repeat-containing protein produces MKNYAEQQELLLSQIPNKCFKDQDFSGCDLRGIDLRAVDLSGINLIGADLQDANLCGAILTRANLSGANLMHASLREANLYEACLREANLIDADLTQANLCGSSLLRAQLTDSNLWGASLCDADLSEADLSNAILIEASLIETKLVRANLTGAKLCGAILLEANLNQANLTGVDFAWANLTKANLSEANLWETNLIYAKLRDTIMPDGTIEQPQMVIY; encoded by the coding sequence ATGAAAAATTATGCTGAGCAGCAAGAATTGCTCTTAAGTCAAATCCCAAATAAATGTTTTAAAGACCAAGATTTCAGTGGATGTGACTTGAGGGGAATTGACCTGAGAGCAGTTGATTTAAGTGGTATTAACCTAATAGGAGCAGATTTGCAGGATGCAAATCTGTGTGGTGCTATCCTGACTCGTGCTAATTTAAGTGGTGCAAATTTAATGCACGCTAGTTTACGTGAAGCTAATTTGTATGAAGCTTGTTTGCGTGAAGCTAATTTAATTGATGCTGATCTAACACAAGCAAATTTGTGTGGAAGTTCCTTATTACGGGCGCAGCTCACAGATAGTAACCTTTGGGGTGCTTCTTTGTGCGACGCGGATTTAAGTGAAGCAGACTTAAGCAATGCCATATTAATTGAAGCCTCACTAATTGAAACTAAATTAGTCAGGGCAAATCTTACCGGAGCAAAGCTATGTGGTGCAATTTTATTAGAAGCTAATTTAAACCAAGCCAACTTAACTGGTGTAGACTTCGCATGGGCAAACTTAACTAAGGCTAACTTGAGTGAAGCAAATCTTTGGGAAACAAACCTGATTTATGCAAAGTTGCGGGATACTATTATGCCTGATGGGACAATTGAACAACCTCAAATGGTGATTTATTAA
- a CDS encoding cob(I)yrinic acid a,c-diamide adenosyltransferase encodes MTRNGIGIRTAQVRSERLIGQIHVYDGVGKGKSQAALGVVLRSIGLGINTPNYSNRVLLLRFLKGPERDYDEDGAIAALQRGFPHLIDQVRTGRAEFFGAEEITPFDKAEAARGWDVAKGAIASGLYSVVVLDEINPVLDLGLLPVDEVVGTLKSKPQELEIIATGRAAPQKLLDIADLHSEMKPQHHPTAKALSLEGIEIYTGAGKGKSTSALGKALQAIGRGINHPGSTRVLIMQWLKGGSGYTEDAAIAALQQSYPEVVDHQRCGRDAIVWRNSRQELDYVEAERGWEIAKVAIASGLYKTIILDELNPTVDLELLPVEPIVQALLRKPRDTEIIITGRCQNQPAYFDLASIHSEVYCHKHYANHGVELKRGVDF; translated from the coding sequence ATGACAAGGAACGGCATCGGTATTCGCACGGCGCAAGTGCGTTCTGAACGGCTCATTGGTCAAATTCATGTCTATGATGGTGTAGGCAAAGGTAAGTCCCAAGCAGCTTTGGGGGTGGTTTTGCGCTCGATAGGTTTAGGGATAAATACACCTAACTATTCCAACCGTGTGTTACTACTGCGGTTTTTAAAAGGCCCAGAACGTGATTATGATGAGGATGGCGCGATCGCAGCTTTGCAGCGTGGTTTTCCCCATTTAATTGACCAAGTTCGCACAGGTAGAGCAGAATTTTTTGGGGCAGAAGAAATTACCCCCTTTGATAAAGCTGAAGCAGCAAGGGGTTGGGATGTGGCTAAAGGTGCGATCGCCAGCGGTTTATATTCAGTTGTTGTCTTGGATGAAATTAACCCTGTTCTAGATTTGGGTTTACTCCCAGTTGATGAGGTGGTAGGGACGTTAAAATCTAAACCCCAAGAGTTGGAAATTATCGCTACTGGACGCGCCGCACCGCAAAAGTTGCTCGATATTGCGGATTTGCACTCAGAAATGAAACCTCAACACCATCCAACGGCAAAAGCACTTTCTTTGGAGGGTATTGAAATTTACACTGGTGCTGGTAAAGGTAAATCTACTAGTGCTTTAGGTAAAGCCTTGCAGGCAATTGGTAGAGGAATCAATCATCCAGGGTCTACCCGCGTACTGATTATGCAGTGGCTTAAAGGCGGTAGTGGTTACACAGAAGATGCAGCGATCGCCGCTTTGCAGCAGTCATATCCAGAAGTGGTGGATCATCAACGCTGTGGTCGAGATGCGATCGTTTGGCGCAATTCCCGGCAAGAATTGGACTATGTAGAAGCTGAACGGGGTTGGGAAATTGCAAAAGTAGCGATCGCCTCTGGTTTGTATAAAACTATCATTCTCGATGAACTCAATCCCACCGTTGATTTAGAACTACTTCCCGTTGAACCAATTGTCCAAGCTTTGCTCCGCAAACCCCGCGACACTGAAATCATCATCACCGGTCGCTGCCAAAATCAACCAGCATACTTTGACTTAGCTAGTATTCACTCTGAAGTTTACTGCCACAAACACTACGCCAATCACGGCGTAGAACTTAAACGAGGGGTTGATTTTTAA